The Hippoglossus stenolepis isolate QCI-W04-F060 chromosome 11, HSTE1.2, whole genome shotgun sequence genome includes a window with the following:
- the LOC118117355 gene encoding myomegalin isoform X10 gives MSNGYRTLSQHLNDLKKENFSLKLRIYFLEERIQQKFEESSEDVYRTNIELKVEVESLKQELQEKQQLLDKALTTAVSLTNHNEAELQRRCQERQQEIDHMQQVLETKIQLLQEEAQLARSEAERMVSLAGSHSHASLLSLDIPMEDIPEDERPPSVLSPFNTSKDRFIEELTKELRSKEAVITELSGEKTTLTLRVGELEGQVHELSSSLLQKDKDVEFYQEELGQERLRIEQEMQILVEEQQSQLNQYECAAGQCVNELQKAQLHVQSLQAKIHQSEANNMRLQENLKEMEFELRSLRQAAQSQERTIQDLSESMSTKDIEAQELYQMIEGQNATLCKLQEIVHRNQLTQRKVQEGASESLTLAHLQSDLVGVQSSLFSLGLELEASQRSLRQSQRQGDDLVSFKDRLNSDLQEALQHREVTEKHNQDLRCALQKTRCELQAKEAALKASEAERLTVVLEKERGLEQLKHCLKDKEQQLEDYSDMLDSTASSKSRDALLEKLKERIKDRDRALERSIDDKFRSVEEREAQVRGLQLALREKERDLERLSCILSNNEETITSLDGLVRGKELELEQAAEAYRNLQWLKQQSEEKERNTLREKETIINQLQAALQSRSQETQDLTAALVARVQAGPTEVVEELKARLALKEKLFQELLSDRSRQSNEHQARVQDLFNTLSSKDQYLQDYSYRMSLVINERSGQLQELRRQMLLREQELHELRRDKEREMGGEKEHLQSLLKEKEAFIKELMQGQEEAMQLSSKESEAEMKTLQEELQLVLRKEREAQEELSALSLSLAQQQVEGVATKDGSDPQCVLEQLVSEYNKLNDALRAEKRLYQNLMHMHTKSDSSSEARQALHTELDSVQALRGQLEEVLARTRNMALVLERAAKRQPDFGELSTEEEEEGDDEDGSSDEFSDSIEEDEDKVTAKSLSFIQASVTSHEAEAVTAGLVRASLSQRANLKQLEEEKKSLEVQLEEIKSQLERDGYTSVAQMRSAVQKLQEENQALKEGQAGALGLRTNTEESHRSQNWEEEEEEDEEEDIEEDIEEEEEEEEDEEKGTSSVLVGKRGPPCVNVSEEQGKRRCTRPCSLDLGTLTSHHYTHQEVEPDGDRSEVGALWQDIDEGPGEQTARLRSDLALSHHENRELQERLMVSEATVHAQAEQLKDYRDLLTETSVQQANKQVQVDLQDLGYETCGRSENEAEREDTSSPEFDDLEMCTSLSHPQDYDGAGSSWLSGNCSSNRGTYEMGDEASVQHLVLDLRSQLTRCHKVIRGLQLRVRSLSATSDYASSLERTPRKVNWAFEKSPAPSGAEEDEGWMSDPQGIRSGPKPSRELQELMERVTSLEAQLKSSRLEGKGQAEEKCATWPGKYNSLIQAQARELSHLRQRTREGQGVCHILTQHLGDTTKAFEELLRANDIDYYMGQSFREQLAQSSALAQRVVTKISGRDRADSHDDKAGHELLALRLSKELQQKDKIIESLHTKLQERPETPSSCHALSETTDQSDRTSLASDECRTNEDLELCSDLDSREYQVEHRLQQPAHGSEPDVRPSFPPPHGLLKSSSSCPNMHCYAPLSLTRQTSRALFSEPVSPFFPVPPGPDIWGKEITSDPWPRALSVIAVRPELDKLYKRMNEQNRGFALPHDKTLFPPFNNHNQHDLSSYSLLSHHAFQQHQLGGIPEGHPLKSDSGPVSGGTLWDMENMAQQVGSFPGSSGHQPGSSHTGVTLIEEHLREVRCLRQRLEESIRTNERLRQQLEERLASSGRDGGAPTNIYIQGLDTVAQLSNEIRVLKQENLGLQSRLQASTDTCEEVVQLREAVFTARARLKQAELEAEQWKEELRRLQTHSQEQGQQIHTLRQERQDSQERTNRLQHEVCLLQQQLCESRELIHSLQSELQVYDRVCSTTKASKGYLCELQGLPVELGELLGEVRSLRAQLQTSVQENSALKQLELHKQLEQKLGAGSPRIPSLSALTASPQRENFYRRQLLHDPAPSPPVRDIGLFNCGSPGPPYSDLDDSHSTANADTLDPHSELEGEAPDGSFANRNGRHAIGHVDDFSALQQQVLEGRSLVQRMETTLQACLGPPLLESNEKQSGDLVLDYGYVKSLLSNTRTLRQILEESLSLLKMFWRAALPSTDSSVQNLKKEQCMHEEILSLRLRMSEQEEVLKGTVQRLRSTSRTKENMEHFIVNQLSRTRDVLKKARTNLEKNELRLSSLSSSSSSPYAAEDPGGAARVWRADRGFLKASGATMATAILRPATRKRSSECLL, from the exons GTCCTGTCCCCATTCAACACCAGCAAAGACAG attcaTAGAGGAGCTGACCAAAGAGCTTCGCTCCAAGGAGGCTGTCATCACAGAGCTGAGCGGAGAGAAGACGACGCTCACACTCAGAGTGGGAGAGCTGGAGGGACAAGTTCACGAGCTGtcttcatctctgctgcagaaGGACAAGGATGTGGAG TTCTATCAGGAGGAACTGGGTCAAGAGAGGCTGCGTATCGAACAGGAGATGCAG ATTCTTGTTGAGGAGCAGCAAAGCCAGCTGAACCAGTATGAGTGTGCGGCCGGTCAGTGTGTCAACGAGCTGCAGAAGGCCCAGCTCCACGTTCAGTCTCTGCAGGCCAAGATCCACCAGAGCGAGGCCAACAATATG aggctgcaggagaatcTGAAAGAGATGGAGTTTGAGCTGCGTTCCCTTCGCCAGGCGGCTCAGAGTCAAGAAAGAACCATCCAGGACCTCTCTGAGTCAATGAGCACAAAAGAcattgag GCTCAGGAGCTGTATCAGATGATTGAAGGGCAGAACGCCACCCTGTGCAAGCTGCAAGAAATAGTCCACCGCAACCAGCTCACTCAACGCAAG GTTCAGGAGGGGGCCAGCGAGTCCTTGACCCTCGCCCATCTGCAGAGTGACCTGGTGGGGGTGCAGAGCTCCCTGTTCTCCCTCGGTCTGGAACTGGAGGCCAGCCAGAGGAGTCTGAGACAGAGCCAACGGCAAGGAGACGACTTAGTGAGTTTCAAGGACAGACTAAACTCTGATCTGCAGGAGGCGCTGCAGCACCGGGAGGTCACCGAAAAACACAAccag GACCTGCGCTGTGCCCTCCAGAAAACTCGCTGTGAGCTTCAGGCTAAAGAAGCAGCTCTGAAGGCGAGCGAAGCAGAGAGACTCACTGTGGtgctggaaaaagaaagaggccTCGAACAGCTCAAACACTGCCTGAAGGACAAGGAGCAACAGTTggag gACTACTCAGACATGTTGGATTCAACGGCAAGCTCCAAATCAAGAGATGCTCTGCTGGAGAAACTAAAAGAGCGTattaaagacagagacagagctctggag CGCTCCATTGATGACAAGTTCCGCAGTGTGGAGGAGCGCGAGGCCCAGGTGAGGGGGCTGCAGCTGGCTCTCAGGGAGAAGGAGCGAGACTTGGAGAGACTGAGCTGCATCCTGTCCAACAACGAAGAGACCATCACG AGTCTGGACGGTTTGGTGCGAGGCaaagagctggagctggagcaggcgGCCGAGGCCTACAGGAACCTCCAGTGGCTGAagcagcagagtgaggagaaggagagaaacactCTGAGAGAAAAGGAGACCATCATCAACCAGCTGCAGGCGGCCCTGCAGAGCCGCAGCCAGGAGactcag gATCTGACAGCCGCCCTCGTTGCCCGAGTGCAGGCCGGTCCCACTGAGGttgtggaggagctgaaggctCGGCTGGCGCTCAAAGAGAAACTGTTCcaggagctgctgtcagaccGCAGCCGCCAGTCGAATGAACACCAAGCACGGGTCCAGGATCTGTTCAACACGCTGAGCTCCAAAGACCAGTATCTGCAG gATTACTCCTACAGAATGTCCTTAGTGATTAATGAGCGGAGCGGCCAGCTGCAGGAGCTACGCAGACAGATGTTGCTACGAGAGCAGGAGCTGCACGAGCTGAGGCGGGAcaaggagagggagatgggaggagagaaggagcacCTGCAGAGTCTGCTCAAAGAGAAGGAAGCCTTTATCAAG GAGCTGATGCAGGGTCAGGAAGAGGCAATGCAGCTGTCTTCTAAAGAGAGTGAGGCAGAGATGAAGACCctccaggaggagctgcagctggtcctgaggaaggagagagaggctcaG GAGGAGCTCTCTGCTCTGAGTTTGTCTTTAGCTCAGCAGCAAGTCGAAGGAGTGGCCACAAAAGACGGCTCTGATCCCCAA TGTGTGCTGGAGCAGCTTGTGTCAGAGTACAACAAGCTGAATGATGCCCTGAGGGCAGAGAAGAGATTATACCAAAAtctcatgcacatgcacaccaAGAGTGACAG CAGCTCAGAGGCGAGGCAGGCCCTCCACACTGAGCTCGACTCGGTTCAGGCGCTGCGTGGACAGCTGGAGGAAGTGCTGGCCAGGACCCGGAACATGGCGTTGGTGCTGGAAAGGGCGGCCAAGCGGCAGCCCGACTTTGGAG AGctcagcacagaggaggaggaggaaggagacgaTGAAGATGGCAGCAGTGACGAGTTCTCGGACAGCatagaggaggatgaggataaAGTGACGGCGAAAAGTTTGTCCTTCATTCAGGCTTCTGTGACGTCTCATGAAGCCGAGGCTGTGACTGCAGGGCTGGTGAGGGCTTCACTGTCCCAGAGAGCTAATCTAAAGCAGCTCGAGGAGGAAAAGAAGTCACTTGAAGTCCAGCTCGAGGAAATAAAGTCACAGCTGGAGAGGGATGGATACACATCTGTGGCCCAGATGAG GAGTGCAGTGCAGAAACTGCAGGAGGAGAACCAGGCTTTGAAAGAAGGACAAGCTGGAGCCCTGGGactgaggacaaacacagaggagagtcACAGGAGCCAGAActgggaagaagaggaagaggaggacgaagaggaggacaTTGAGGAGGAcattgaggaggaggaggaggaggaggaagatgaagagaaggGAACATCTTCGGTGCTGGTTGGGAAGCGAGGTCCTCCGTGTGTTAATGTGAGTGAGGAGCAGGGGAAGAGGCGCTGCACCAGGCCATGCTCCCTGGACCTCGGCACGCTGACGTCCCATCATTACACACACCAG GAGGTGGAGCCTGATGGCGACAGGAGCGAGGTGGGAGCGCTCTGGCAGGATATAGACGAGGGTCCCGGCGAGCAGACGGCCCGCCTGCGCTCGGACCTGGCTCTGAGCCACCACGAgaacagagagctgcaggagagactGATGGTGTCTGAGGCCACGGTCCACGCTCAGGCGGAGCAGCTGAAGGACTACAGAGATCTGCTCA ccgaGACGTCGGTGCAGCAAGCCAATAAACAGGTGCAGGTGGATCTTCAGGATCTGGGTTATGAGACGTGTGGCCGCAGTGAGAACGAAGCTGAAAGAGAAGACACCAGCAGCCCTG AGTTTGACGATCTGGAGATGTGCACGTCACTGTCCCATCCTCAGGACTATGATGGTGCAGGCAGCAGCTGGTTAAGTGGTaactgcagcagtaacagaGGAACTTATGAAATGGGGGATGAGGCCTCTGTCCAACATCTGGTCCTGGATCTGCGCTCACAGCTGACCCGCTGCCATAAAGTGATCCGTGGGCTGCAGCTGCGTGTCCGCTCCCTGTCTGCCACCAGCGACTACGCTTCCAGTCTGGAACGTACCCCACGAAAG GTAAACTGGGCCTTTGAGAAGTCACCAGCCCCCAGCGGTGCGGAGGAGGATGAGGGCTGGATGTCTGACCCCCAAGGGATCCGCTCAGGGCCCAAACCCAGCAGGGAGCTACAGGAGCTGATGGAACGAGTCACGTCACTGGAGGCACAACTGAAGAGCTCCAGACTGGAGGGGAAAGGCCAAGCAGAAGAGAAATGTGCCACCTGGCCTGG GAAGTACAACTCTCTGATCCAGGCTCAAGCTCGTGAGCTGTCCCACCTGAGGCAGAGGACGAGAGAGGGGCAGGGGGTCTGCCATATCCTCACCCAGCACCTGGGTGACACCACTAAG GCCTTCGAGGAGCTGCTGCGAGCGAACGATATTGATTACTACATGGGTCAGAGCTTCAGAGAGCAGCTGGCACAGAGCTCTGCCCTGGCACAAAGAGTGGTCACCAAGATCAGCGGAC GCGACCGAGCAGACAGCCATGATGACAAAGCGGGCCATGAGCTGCTCGCCCTGAG GCTGAgtaaagagctgcagcagaaagataAAATCATTGAGTCGCTTCACACCAAGCTGCAGGAGCGTCCGGAGACCCCGTCCAGCTGCCACGCCCTCTCCGAGACCACCGACCAATCAGACAGGACCTCCTTGGCGTCCGACGAGTGCAGGACCAATGAGGACTTGGAGCTGTGCTCGGATTTAGACAGCAGAGAGTATCAGGTGGAGCACCGGCTGCAGCAGCCAGCACACGGATCCGAACCAGATG TCCGTCcatctttccctcctcctcatgGCCTTCTCAAGTCCTCCAGCAGCTGTCCCAACATGCATTGCTATGCCCCTCTGTCTTTGACCAGGCAGACCTCCAGAG CTCTTTTCAGTGAACCTGTTTCCCCCTTCTTCCCTGTCCCCCCTGGCCCTGACATCTGGGGTAAGGAAATCACTTCTGACCCCTGGCCAAGGGCCCTGTCTGTGATCGCTGTTCGCCCAGAGCTGGACAAGCTTTACAAACGGATGAATGAGCAGAACAGGG GCTTTGCACTTCCCCATGACAAGACCCTGTTCCCCCCCttcaacaaccacaaccagcaCGACCTCTCCAGCTACAGCCTGCTTTCCCATCATGCCTTTCAACAGCACCAGCTGGGTGGCATCCCTGAAGGCCACCCTCTTAAATCTGACTCAGGTCCAGTGTCCGGCGGGACTTTGTGGGACATGGAGAACATGGCTCAGCAAGTTGGAAGCTTCCCTGGATCATCTGGGCACCAGCCAGGCAGCAGCCACACAG GGGTGACTTTGATAGAGGAGCACCTGCGGGAGGTGAGGTGTCTCCGCCAGCGTCTGGAAGAGTCCATCAGGACAAACGAGAGGCTGCGCCAGCAGCTGGAAGAGAGACTGGCCAGCAGCGGGCGAGATGGAG GGGCACCAACAAACATCTACATTCAGGGACTGGATACAGTCGCTCAACTGTCCAACGAGATCAGAGTCCTGAAGCAAGAAAACCTGGGTCTCCAGTCACGCCTGCAGGCCAGCACAG ACACGTGTGAGGAGGTTGTGCAGTTGCGGGAGGCCGTGTTTACCGCACGGGCCCGTCTGAAGCAGGCGGAGCTGGAGGCCGAGCAGTGGAAGGAGGAGCTGAGACGCCTTCAGACTCACAGTCAGGAGCAGGGacagcagatacacacactgaggcaggaGCGACAGGACAGTCAGGAGAGAACCAACAG GCTCCAGCATGAGGTttgtctcctgcagcagcagctatgTGAGAGCAGGGAGCTCATCCACTCACTGCAGAGTGAACTGCAAGTTTACGATCGAGTGTGTTCCACCACAAAGGCCAGCAAAG GCTACCTGTGTGAGCTCCAAGGTCTGCCAGTGGAGCTGGGGGAGCTGCTGGGGGAGGTGAGGAGTCTGCGGGCCCAGCTGCAAACCAGCGTCCAGGAGAACAGCGCCCTCAAACAACTAGAGCTCCACaagcagctggagcagaagcTGGGTGCCGGCTCCCCTCGgatcccctccctctctgccctcaCTGCCAGCCCTCAGAGAGAAAACTTCTACAGACGTCAGCTGCTGCACG ACCCAGCTCCATCTCCACCAGTCAGGGACATTGGTCTGTTTAACTGTGGATCGCCCGGTCCTCCCTACTCAGACCTGGACGACAGCCATAGCACTGCTAATG CAGATACTCTGGACCCTCACTCTGAGCTCGAGGGGGAGGCCCCCGACGGATCATTTGCCAACCGAAACGGCCGCCACGCCATCGGTCATGTGGATGACTtcagtgctctgcagcagcaagtCCTCGAGGGTCGGAGCCTCGTCCAGCGCATGGAGACGACCCTGCAGGCCTGCCTGGGCCCGCCGCTGCTGGAGAGCAACGAGAAACAGAGCGGTGATCTG GTTCTGGACTATGGATATGTGAAGAGTCTGCTGTCCAACACCAGGACGCTGAGGCAGATCCTGGAGGAGTCGTTGTCTCTGCTGAAGATGTTCTGGAGAGCGGCTCTGCCCAGCACTGATTCCTCCGTCCAAAACCTCAAGAAG gagcaGTGTATGCACGAAGAGATCTTGTCCTTGAGACTGCGGATgtcggagcaggaggaggttcTAAAGGGGACGGTTCAGAGACTGAGGAGCACCAGCCGCACCAAGGAAAACATGGAGCACTTCATAGTAAATCAGT TGTCGAGGACTCGAGATGTGCTGAAGAAAGCAAGGACAAATTTAGAG AAGAATGAGCTGAGACTTTCCTCTCtaagctcctcctcttcctctccttatGCTG CTGAGGACCCAGGAGGTGCTGCCAGAGTATGGCGTGCTGATCGCGGTTTCCTGAAGGCCAGCGGAGCCACAATGGCCACAGCCATTCTGCGTCCAGCGACTAGAAAGCGCAGCAGCGAATGCCTGCTTTAG